A section of the Branchiostoma lanceolatum isolate klBraLanc5 chromosome 19, klBraLanc5.hap2, whole genome shotgun sequence genome encodes:
- the LOC136425316 gene encoding neuronal acetylcholine receptor subunit alpha-7-like — protein MVGNWPWLVPVVSMLVAMIGGSMGNFTEKHLVDRLMTGYSTNARPVKNSSAPVRVTMNVALAQLLDVNDRDQQITGIMWMRLYWTDEYLVWNPDDYRGLAAVRMQGSSIWRPDIVLYNGILQKGFAELPDTKVTITSNGSVFYLYPFTFKASCKISVVGFPYDTQRCPFKFGSWTFDAFAIDVINKSSEGDLDGYRKSGEWDVVNFVAERNVVSYSSSDAPYADVTFTLVIERQPLFYIYHIFAPCIVILLISLLSFNIPPDSGEKLSLSLTMLLSLIVFMHMVIESLPATSNYIPLIGRFFGVIIVVVAMSTILSILTIALNFTNMNTNPPYWLKQLLGMTEESCWLDCLFCGCLRLAKQHQQDRRREREMHQREDYKTEEETAMLPSRLRIDDPSDNGNRFREQFDDSEELLPPLDGVISKLEALKQNQLKQKKKEAVMNEWKEIASRLDRVFLLVFLGACVVVSCTMTYVI, from the exons ATGGTAGGAAACTGGCCGTGGCTGGTTCCGGTGGTATCCATGCTCGTCGCCATGATTGGAG GAAGCATGGGAAACTTTACTGAGAAGCATCTTGTTGACCGCCTGATGACCGGATACAGTACGAACGCACGGCCGGTGAAGAACAGCTCTGCCCCCGTCAGAGTGACTATGAACGTCGCGTTAGCACAGCTGCTCGACGTG aatgATCGGGATCAACAAATCACAGGAATCATGTGGATGAGACTG TATTGGACAGATGAATATCTAGTGTGGAACCCAGATGACTATCGCGGACTGGCGGCTGTACGAATGCAGGGCAGCAGCATATGGCGACCTGACATCGTTCTTTATAATGG TATCCTCCAAAAAGGCTTCGCAGAACTGCCGGACACGAAGGTCACCATCACGTCTAACGGCTCGGTGTTCTATCTGTACCCGTTCACGTTCAAGGCCTCGTGCAAGATCAGCGTCGTAGGCTTCCCTTACGACACACAGAGGTGTCCTTTCAAGTTCGGGTCTTGGACCTTCGACGCCTTCGCCATTGATGTCATCAACAA GTCTTCAGAAGGTGATCTTGACGGGTACAGGAAGAGCGGGGAATGGGATGTGGTCAACTTCGTAGCTGAACGGAACGTAGTATCATACAG CTCCTCCGATGCACCTTatgctgacgtcacgtttacCCTGGTCATTGAACGACAGCCGCTGTTTTACATCTACCACATCTTCGCGCCATGTATCGTCATTCTCCTCATAAG CCTGCTGAGCTTCAACATCCCACCAGATTCCGGTGAGAAGCTGTCGCTGAGCCTCACGATGTTGTTGTCACTGATCGTCTTCATGCACATGGTGATAGAGTCCCTCCCGGCAACTTCAAACTACATCCCTCTGATAG GTCGTTTCTTCGGTGTTATCATTGTTGTCGTCGCCATGTCCACCATCCTAAGCATCCTCACCATCGCGCTAAACTTCACAAACATGAACACCAACCCGCCCTACTGGCTCAAACAGCTACTGGGAATGACTGAAGAGTCCTGTTGGCTTGACTGCCTATTCTGTGGCTGTTTACGGCTAGCGAAACAACATCAACAGGACAGACGCAGAGAGAGGGAAATGCATCAGAGGGAAGACTACAAAACTGAAGAAGAAACCGCCATGTTGCCTTCGCGGCTACGCATTGACGATCCGTCGGACAATGGGAACCGATTTCGTGAACAGTTTGATGACAGTGAGGAACTGTTGCCTCCTCTTGATGGAGTCATCAGCAAACTTGAGGccttgaaacaaaatcagctcaaacagaagaagaaagaagctgtGATGAATGAGTGGAAAGAGATAGCATCTAGACTAGACCGAGTTTTCCTACTGGTATTCCTTGGTGCGTGTGTTGTCGTCAGTTGTACTATGACGTATGTAATATGA